A genomic stretch from Flavobacterium nitratireducens includes:
- a CDS encoding glutamine synthetase III, with amino-acid sequence MSTIRFQALREASNRKVIHFDETNKKSNIFGSNVFNEKAMKQYLTSDAFKAVQGAIESGTKIDRKLADYIAMGMKEWALSKGVTHYTHWFQPLTGTTAEKHDAFFETSFDGSDPVEKFGGAQLVQQEPDASSFPNGGIRNTFEARGYTAWDPTSPAFIYGTTLCIPTVFISYTGEALDNKIPLLRALAAMDEAATEVCRYFDKNVKKVTATLGWEQEYFLVDKALAHSRPDLMMTGRTLLGHTSAKGQQLDDHYFGSIPTRALTYMRDLEQECMLLGIPVKTRHNEVAPNQFELAPIFEETNLAVDHNCLLMDIMQKVAERHDFKVLLHEKPFQGVNGSGKHNNWSLATDTGVNLLSPSKTPMSNLQFLTFFINTIKAVNDYEELLRASIATASNDHRLGANEAPPAIISVFIGEQLTKVLAELESVTTGKLSPEEKTDLKLNVVGKIPEVILDNTDRNRTSPFAFTGNKFEFRAVGSSANCSNAMTTLNTIVAKQLRDFKVEVDSLIESKAMKKDDAIFNVLREYIKVSKDILFEGDGYSEAWEKEAKKRGLSNFKTTPEALKAKVSKRALELFAELGIMNHIEVEARYEIELEEYTKKIQIESRVLGDISKNHVIPTAIRYQNTLIENVKGLKDIFGKEFESIAKEQIGLIKEISLHIEGINAKEEEMRNERKKANLLNDAQKTAEAYCNKVKPYFEIIRNHCDKLELLVDNELWTLTKYRELLFTK; translated from the coding sequence ATGTCAACAATACGTTTTCAAGCATTAAGGGAAGCCTCAAATAGAAAAGTAATTCATTTTGATGAAACGAATAAAAAATCAAATATTTTTGGTTCAAATGTTTTTAATGAGAAAGCGATGAAGCAATATTTGACTTCGGATGCTTTTAAAGCGGTTCAAGGAGCAATAGAAAGTGGAACTAAAATTGATCGAAAATTAGCCGATTATATTGCCATGGGCATGAAAGAATGGGCTTTGTCTAAAGGAGTTACACATTACACACACTGGTTTCAACCTTTGACAGGAACAACGGCCGAAAAACACGATGCATTTTTTGAAACGTCCTTTGATGGAAGTGATCCTGTAGAAAAATTTGGTGGAGCACAATTAGTGCAACAAGAACCGGATGCTTCTAGTTTTCCAAATGGTGGTATTAGAAATACTTTTGAAGCAAGAGGTTATACTGCTTGGGATCCTACTTCGCCTGCTTTTATATATGGTACAACTTTATGTATTCCTACTGTTTTTATTTCGTATACAGGTGAAGCTTTAGATAATAAAATTCCATTGCTAAGAGCATTAGCAGCTATGGATGAGGCGGCTACAGAGGTTTGTCGTTATTTTGATAAAAATGTAAAAAAAGTAACAGCAACCTTAGGATGGGAACAGGAGTACTTTTTAGTAGATAAAGCTTTAGCACATTCTCGTCCTGATTTGATGATGACAGGAAGAACCTTGTTAGGGCATACTTCGGCTAAAGGACAACAATTAGACGACCACTATTTTGGTTCTATTCCTACTCGCGCTTTGACATATATGCGTGATTTGGAACAGGAATGTATGCTACTTGGGATTCCGGTTAAAACCCGTCATAATGAAGTGGCTCCTAATCAATTTGAGTTAGCGCCTATTTTTGAAGAGACCAATTTGGCGGTAGATCATAACTGTCTGTTGATGGATATTATGCAAAAAGTAGCAGAGCGTCATGATTTCAAAGTCTTATTGCATGAAAAGCCTTTTCAAGGGGTAAATGGTTCCGGAAAGCATAATAACTGGTCATTAGCAACAGATACTGGAGTGAATCTTTTAAGTCCGAGTAAAACGCCAATGAGTAATTTGCAATTCCTTACTTTCTTTATTAATACGATTAAGGCGGTAAATGATTACGAAGAGTTATTGCGCGCATCGATTGCAACAGCAAGTAATGATCATCGTTTAGGAGCTAATGAAGCGCCACCGGCGATTATTTCAGTGTTTATTGGAGAACAATTGACTAAGGTTTTGGCTGAATTAGAAAGTGTAACAACAGGAAAATTATCTCCAGAAGAAAAAACGGATTTGAAACTAAATGTAGTAGGTAAAATTCCAGAGGTAATTTTGGATAATACCGATAGAAACAGAACTTCTCCATTTGCTTTTACAGGAAATAAATTTGAGTTTAGAGCAGTGGGTTCTTCGGCTAACTGTTCGAATGCGATGACTACTTTAAATACGATTGTGGCAAAACAATTAAGGGATTTTAAAGTAGAAGTTGACTCTTTGATTGAATCTAAAGCAATGAAAAAAGACGATGCTATCTTTAATGTTTTAAGAGAATATATCAAGGTTTCTAAAGATATTCTTTTTGAAGGAGATGGTTATAGTGAGGCTTGGGAAAAAGAAGCTAAAAAGAGAGGGTTAAGTAATTTTAAAACTACTCCGGAAGCTTTGAAAGCTAAAGTTTCTAAGCGTGCATTGGAATTATTTGCCGAATTAGGAATTATGAATCATATTGAGGTAGAAGCGCGTTACGAAATTGAATTGGAAGAGTATACGAAGAAAATTCAAATCGAAAGTCGTGTGTTAGGAGATATTTCTAAGAATCATGTGATCCCAACAGCGATTCGTTACCAAAATACTTTGATTGAAAATGTAAAAGGATTGAAAGATATTTTTGGAAAAGAATTTGAATCCATCGCCAAAGAACAAATTGGATTGATTAAAGAAATTTCGCTTCATATCGAAGGTATTAATGCCAAAGAGGAAGAGATGCGAAACGAAAGAAAGAAAGCTAATTTGTTGAATGACGCTCAAAAAACAGCCGAAGCTTATTGTAATAAAGTGAAGCCATATTTTGAAATTATCCGAAATCATTGTGATAAACTGGAGTTGTTAGTAGATAATGAATTGTGGACATTAACTAAGTACAGAGAGTTGTTGTTTACTAAGTAA
- a CDS encoding AIR synthase related protein yields the protein MSSDTSKRYAQRGVSASKEDVHNAIKNIDKGLFPQAFCKIVPDYLTQDDEYCLIMHADGAGTKSSLAYMYWKETGDLSVWKGIAQDALIMNIDDLLCVGATDNILLSSTIGRNKNLIPAEVISAIINGTEELIQELASFGVSIHSTGGETADVGDIVRTIIVDSTVTARMKRSKVIDNANIKAGDVIVGLESFGQATYEKSYNGGMGSNGLTSARHDVFAKYLATKYPESYDAAVPEELIYSGQVKLTDAVANSPIDAGKLVLSPTRTYAPIIKQILDKYSSNEIHGMVHCSGGAQTKILHFVDNLHIIKDNLFPVPPLFQLIQEQSKTDWKEMYQVFNCGHRMELYVPAEVAEDIIAISKSFNVNAQIVGRVEASDAKKLTITSEYGTFEY from the coding sequence ATGAGTTCAGATACTTCAAAAAGATACGCACAACGTGGTGTTTCGGCATCCAAAGAAGATGTTCACAATGCAATAAAAAATATTGACAAAGGATTGTTTCCACAGGCATTTTGTAAAATTGTTCCTGATTATCTAACACAAGACGATGAATATTGTCTTATTATGCATGCTGATGGTGCAGGTACAAAATCCTCATTGGCATATATGTACTGGAAAGAAACTGGAGATCTTTCGGTTTGGAAAGGAATAGCACAGGATGCTTTAATCATGAATATTGATGATTTATTATGTGTAGGAGCAACGGATAATATTTTACTTTCTTCAACTATTGGAAGAAACAAAAATTTAATTCCTGCCGAAGTAATTTCAGCAATAATCAATGGAACAGAAGAATTAATCCAAGAGTTGGCTTCTTTTGGAGTGAGTATTCATTCAACAGGAGGAGAAACTGCCGATGTGGGTGATATTGTTCGTACCATAATTGTTGACTCGACAGTTACAGCGAGAATGAAACGTTCTAAAGTAATTGATAATGCAAATATCAAGGCGGGAGATGTAATCGTTGGATTAGAGTCTTTCGGTCAGGCTACTTATGAAAAAAGCTATAACGGAGGAATGGGAAGTAACGGATTGACTTCGGCTCGTCATGATGTTTTTGCTAAATATTTGGCAACAAAATACCCTGAAAGTTACGATGCTGCCGTTCCAGAGGAATTAATTTATTCAGGTCAGGTAAAATTGACAGATGCTGTAGCAAATTCTCCAATCGATGCCGGAAAATTAGTGCTTTCGCCAACACGTACCTATGCACCAATTATCAAGCAAATTTTAGATAAATATTCTTCGAATGAAATTCACGGTATGGTTCACTGTAGTGGTGGAGCACAAACTAAGATTTTACATTTTGTAGATAATTTACATATTATAAAAGACAATTTATTCCCAGTTCCACCATTGTTCCAATTAATTCAGGAGCAATCAAAAACAGATTGGAAAGAAATGTATCAGGTATTCAACTGCGGTCACCGTATGGAGCTTTATGTTCCAGCTGAAGTTGCTGAAGATATCATCGCTATTTCAAAATCATTCAATGTTAATGCTCAAATTGTAGGTCGTGTAGAAGCTTCCGACGCTAAAAAACTGACTATTACAAGTGAATACGGAACTTTTGAATATTAA
- a CDS encoding PepSY-associated TM helix domain-containing protein, with translation MVCFAFSGLLMNHREMWHPEKYTIETKAIEVKLPAESDINEKYAEDLGKQLGIEGKMRRHMVKKGEFRMSFENQDVEIDLKTGKGEIISFLKTPLISQTIQLHKNTSNFWIYYSDIFAISLIIIALTGTIMIKAGKFSWKQRGWKLAVAGIIFPLLFLFLLR, from the coding sequence ATTGTTTGCTTTGCCTTTTCTGGACTTCTAATGAATCACCGTGAAATGTGGCACCCTGAAAAATATACTATTGAAACTAAAGCCATTGAAGTTAAATTACCCGCAGAAAGTGACATCAACGAAAAATATGCCGAAGATTTAGGCAAACAACTAGGTATAGAGGGTAAAATGAGACGTCATATGGTTAAAAAAGGAGAATTTAGAATGTCTTTCGAAAACCAAGATGTAGAAATTGACCTCAAAACAGGTAAGGGTGAAATTATCTCATTCTTAAAAACACCACTTATCAGTCAAACCATACAATTGCATAAGAACACCTCAAATTTTTGGATTTACTATTCAGATATATTTGCAATAAGCCTAATCATTATTGCCTTAACTGGAACTATTATGATCAAAGCAGGTAAATTCAGCTGGAAACAGCGCGGTTGGAAACTAGCCGTTGCAGGAATTATTTTTCCATTGCTATTCTTGTTTTTATTGAGGTAG
- a CDS encoding TonB-dependent siderophore receptor — translation MGVASFCYSFTPNTGTTVDLRPIAASIIDQYEIGVKKDFWNGILSTNVTVYQITNSNLAQTAEFKAVGITPNTDTTIKVLNGETKSKGIEIDIAAKPIEGLNITAGYSYNDSRYSKTDKVNGGFIEGDRLVRTPANTANLSFFYNIPTGKLKGLSIGAIGNYIGDRFGGWNDQYVVNATTGAVTINDRDIPLQGYTTIDISTGYTWEKWSILCKLSNITNELNYTVHENYSVNPIAPRQIMTSIKYKFCLNLFIFA, via the coding sequence TTGGGTGTAGCTAGCTTCTGTTATTCGTTTACTCCAAATACAGGAACTACAGTAGATTTAAGACCAATCGCCGCATCCATTATTGATCAATATGAAATAGGTGTTAAAAAAGATTTTTGGAACGGAATATTGAGTACCAATGTTACGGTGTATCAAATAACCAATAGTAATTTAGCACAAACCGCCGAATTCAAAGCCGTTGGAATTACACCAAATACCGACACTACTATAAAAGTTTTAAACGGTGAAACCAAGAGTAAAGGAATCGAAATTGACATTGCCGCAAAACCTATTGAAGGATTGAACATCACTGCAGGTTACAGTTATAATGATAGCCGTTACAGCAAGACTGACAAGGTAAATGGTGGTTTTATAGAAGGCGACAGATTGGTAAGAACTCCAGCCAACACAGCCAATTTGAGTTTCTTTTATAACATTCCTACAGGAAAACTAAAAGGACTTTCTATTGGAGCTATTGGAAACTATATTGGAGATCGTTTTGGTGGTTGGAACGATCAATATGTGGTTAATGCTACAACGGGTGCAGTAACCATCAATGACAGAGATATTCCGTTGCAAGGATATACCACTATCGATATATCTACAGGTTATACTTGGGAAAAATGGAGTATTTTATGTAAACTTTCTAATATCACAAACGAACTAAACTATACTGTTCACGAAAATTATAGCGTTAATCCAATTGCTCCTCGCCAAATTATGACTAGCATTAAATACAAATTCTGTTTAAACCTTTTTATATTCGCTTAG
- a CDS encoding valine--tRNA ligase, which translates to MAIPAQFDAKTIEQKWYDFWMKNNYFHSVPDHRTPYTIVIPPPNVTGVLHMGHMLNNTIQDVLIRRARLKGFNACWVPGTDHASIATEAKVVAKLKEEGINKNDLTREEFLKHAWEWTDKYGGTILEQLKKLGASCDWERTKFTMDPDMSASVIRSFVDLYNKGMIYRGYRMVNWDPEAKTTLSDEEVIYEEQQGKLFFLKYKIEGSEDFLTVATTRPETIFGDTAICINPNDERFTHLKGKKAIVPICGRVIPIIEDEYVDVEFGTGCLKVTPAHDMNDKTLGEKHNLEIIDIFNEDATLNSFGLHYQGNDRFVVRKEIEKELETIGALAKTEIHLNKVGTSERTKAVIEPRLSDQWFLKMDELVKPAIKAVLEEGTIKLHPSRFNNTYAHWLNNIRDWNISRQLWWGQQIPAYYYGDGKEDFVVAETIEEALVLAQQKTKNLGLTTKDLVQDADALDTWFSSWLWPMSVFGGIMNPESEDFKYYYPTNDLVTGPDILFFWVARMIIAGYEYAGDKPFTNVYLTGLVRDKQRRKMSKSLGNSPEPLELIEKFGADGVRVGLLLSASAGNDIMFDEELCNQGKGFSNKIWNAFKLIKGWEVSETITQPESSKVAIEWYEAKLQQTLVEIEDNFEKYRISDALMAIYKLVWDDFCSWFLEMIKPAYQQPIDKLTFDKAIEMLENNLKLLHPFMPFLTEEIWQHIAERTIDEALIVSTWPEMKPFNASLISDFENTIEVISGIRTIRKDKNIPFKVAIDLKAINNENVSNYFDSIVSKLGNVSSFEYVEEKVDGALSFRVKSNEYFIPITGNIDIEAEISKLEEELKYTQGFLKSVQAKLSNEKFVAGAPEKVINMERKKEADALAKIATIEQSLAGLK; encoded by the coding sequence ATGGCAATTCCCGCACAATTTGACGCTAAAACGATAGAACAAAAATGGTATGACTTCTGGATGAAAAACAATTATTTTCACTCAGTGCCAGACCATAGAACACCTTACACCATCGTAATTCCTCCACCTAACGTAACTGGAGTTTTGCATATGGGGCATATGTTAAATAATACTATTCAGGATGTTTTAATAAGAAGAGCTCGTTTGAAAGGATTCAACGCATGTTGGGTTCCTGGTACAGATCATGCTTCTATCGCCACTGAAGCAAAGGTTGTGGCTAAATTAAAAGAAGAGGGAATCAATAAAAATGATTTAACCCGTGAAGAGTTTTTGAAACATGCTTGGGAATGGACGGATAAATATGGCGGAACCATTTTAGAGCAACTTAAAAAATTAGGTGCTTCTTGTGATTGGGAAAGAACCAAATTTACAATGGATCCTGATATGTCAGCATCTGTAATTCGTTCTTTTGTTGATTTGTATAACAAAGGAATGATTTACCGTGGGTACCGTATGGTAAACTGGGATCCAGAGGCTAAAACAACTTTGTCTGACGAAGAAGTTATTTATGAAGAACAACAAGGAAAATTATTTTTCTTAAAATATAAAATTGAAGGTTCAGAAGACTTTTTAACGGTAGCAACGACTCGTCCGGAAACTATTTTTGGAGATACGGCTATTTGTATCAATCCAAATGATGAGCGTTTTACACATTTAAAAGGTAAAAAAGCGATTGTTCCTATTTGTGGAAGAGTAATTCCAATTATCGAAGATGAATATGTAGATGTAGAATTTGGTACAGGATGTTTGAAAGTAACACCTGCACACGATATGAACGATAAAACCTTAGGTGAAAAACATAATCTTGAAATTATTGATATTTTCAATGAAGATGCTACTTTGAATAGTTTTGGTTTGCACTACCAAGGAAATGACCGTTTTGTAGTTCGAAAAGAAATTGAAAAAGAATTAGAAACCATCGGAGCTTTAGCAAAAACAGAAATTCACCTGAACAAAGTAGGGACTTCTGAAAGAACCAAAGCTGTAATTGAGCCAAGATTATCTGATCAGTGGTTTTTGAAAATGGACGAATTGGTAAAACCGGCAATCAAAGCGGTTTTAGAAGAAGGAACTATTAAATTACATCCATCTCGTTTTAATAATACTTACGCCCATTGGTTGAATAATATTCGTGATTGGAATATTTCTCGTCAATTGTGGTGGGGCCAACAAATTCCGGCATATTATTATGGAGATGGAAAAGAAGATTTTGTAGTTGCTGAAACTATTGAAGAGGCTTTAGTGTTGGCTCAACAGAAAACTAAGAACTTAGGACTAACAACTAAGGACTTAGTACAAGATGCTGATGCATTAGATACTTGGTTTTCTTCTTGGCTGTGGCCAATGTCTGTTTTTGGGGGGATTATGAATCCGGAAAGTGAAGATTTTAAATATTATTATCCAACTAATGACTTGGTGACAGGTCCGGATATTTTGTTTTTCTGGGTAGCGAGAATGATTATTGCAGGTTATGAATATGCTGGTGATAAGCCCTTTACAAATGTTTATTTAACAGGATTGGTTCGTGACAAACAACGTCGTAAGATGTCAAAATCGTTAGGTAATTCACCAGAGCCATTGGAATTAATTGAAAAATTTGGTGCTGATGGGGTGCGTGTTGGATTGTTGTTGAGTGCTTCGGCAGGAAATGATATCATGTTTGATGAAGAATTATGTAATCAAGGAAAAGGATTCTCGAACAAAATTTGGAATGCTTTCAAATTAATCAAAGGTTGGGAAGTTTCAGAAACCATTACTCAGCCAGAATCTTCAAAAGTGGCAATTGAATGGTACGAAGCGAAGTTGCAGCAAACCTTAGTTGAAATTGAAGATAATTTTGAAAAATACAGAATTTCAGATGCTTTGATGGCTATTTATAAATTGGTTTGGGATGATTTCTGTTCTTGGTTCTTAGAAATGATTAAGCCAGCTTACCAACAGCCAATCGATAAATTAACTTTTGACAAGGCTATCGAAATGTTGGAAAATAATTTGAAATTATTGCACCCATTTATGCCATTCTTGACAGAGGAAATTTGGCAACATATTGCTGAACGAACTATTGATGAAGCTTTGATAGTTTCAACATGGCCGGAAATGAAACCATTCAATGCAAGTTTAATTTCTGATTTTGAAAATACTATTGAAGTGATTTCGGGAATCAGAACCATTCGTAAGGATAAGAACATTCCATTTAAAGTTGCTATTGATTTGAAAGCGATCAATAACGAAAATGTTTCTAATTATTTTGATTCGATTGTATCTAAATTAGGAAATGTTTCCTCTTTTGAATATGTTGAAGAAAAAGTAGATGGTGCTTTGTCTTTCCGTGTGAAATCGAATGAGTATTTTATTCCTATTACCGGAAATATTGATATTGAAGCTGAGATAAGTAAACTGGAAGAAGAATTAAAATATACGCAAGGATTTTTAAAATCAGTTCAGGCAAAATTATCTAATGAAAAGTTTGTGGCCGGAGCTCCTGAAAAAGTAATCAATATGGAGCGTAAAAAAGAAGCTGATGCTTTGGCTAAAATTGCGACAATTGAGCAAAGTTTGGCAGGATTGAAATAA
- a CDS encoding PAS domain S-box protein, translating into MLSILLLIVVYFIIRTQFKAKEKAQKLLEENKQLLQSIIDNTSSPISIKKLNGEYLLINKNFGELFGTTNEQIIGKTDYDFLPKEIAEAYRNSDLEVAKKLIEIKSEETITQKDGVHTYIAVKYPLYDASGRIYAIGGISTDITERKKLEESLKATDAFFNMSFDIFTVAKNDHFIKINAAFTNTLGYTQEDMDKIKFMDLTHPEDRSTSDKVLSEILKGKTVISFKNRVRHKNGTYRWLDWNSNIDLKEGIIYSAARDITETIELELEQQKAVDELYENEEKLRVIVENIGEGVIVANADKKVILANDMANDIFGIEEDDKISTDLTAHFELYFPDEKTVFPAQNLPMERAFNGEVTDDIDLVLYNPMSREKEGF; encoded by the coding sequence ATGCTTTCGATACTTCTGCTTATTGTTGTCTATTTTATTATCCGAACCCAATTTAAAGCAAAGGAAAAAGCGCAAAAACTATTAGAGGAAAACAAACAATTACTCCAATCCATTATTGACAATACGTCAAGTCCAATTTCTATAAAAAAACTAAATGGCGAATATCTTTTAATTAATAAGAATTTCGGAGAATTATTCGGAACTACTAATGAGCAAATTATTGGTAAAACGGATTATGACTTTTTACCCAAAGAAATTGCGGAAGCCTATAGAAATTCGGATTTAGAAGTGGCTAAAAAACTAATCGAAATTAAATCAGAGGAAACCATTACTCAAAAAGACGGTGTACATACCTACATCGCGGTTAAATACCCATTGTATGATGCTTCTGGCCGAATTTATGCCATTGGTGGTATTTCGACAGATATAACTGAAAGAAAAAAATTAGAAGAATCACTCAAAGCCACCGACGCTTTTTTCAATATGTCTTTTGATATTTTTACTGTGGCTAAAAATGATCATTTTATCAAAATAAATGCTGCTTTTACTAATACTTTAGGCTATACTCAAGAAGATATGGATAAAATAAAATTTATGGACTTGACTCATCCTGAAGACCGCTCTACTTCTGATAAGGTTTTAAGCGAAATTCTCAAAGGGAAAACGGTGATTAGTTTTAAAAACCGAGTGCGTCATAAAAATGGCACTTATCGTTGGTTAGACTGGAACAGTAATATTGACTTAAAAGAAGGCATCATTTATTCGGCGGCACGTGATATCACTGAAACCATTGAATTGGAATTAGAACAACAAAAAGCTGTTGACGAACTCTATGAAAACGAAGAAAAACTTAGAGTAATTGTTGAAAATATTGGCGAAGGAGTTATTGTTGCCAATGCCGATAAAAAAGTGATTCTAGCCAACGATATGGCGAATGATATTTTTGGTATTGAAGAAGATGATAAAATTTCAACAGATTTGACGGCGCATTTCGAATTGTATTTTCCTGACGAAAAAACGGTTTTCCCTGCTCAAAATTTACCCATGGAACGCGCCTTTAATGGTGAAGTTACTGATGATATCGATTTGGTCCTATACAATCCCATGTCTCGCGAAAAAGAAGGGTTTTAA
- a CDS encoding DUF1573 domain-containing protein, translated as MKNFTPIIICLFFCFVGYAQKGAKIEFKAKNNTIDFGTINKKNDNGIRSFEYTNTGDAPLIIYSIQSTSNCTILSKQNETILPGKSSKIDIKYDMTPGPIRKTITVESNAINYTEGRIPLKIRGEVIAL; from the coding sequence ATGAAAAACTTTACTCCTATAATAATTTGCCTGTTTTTTTGTTTCGTAGGATATGCACAAAAAGGGGCTAAAATTGAATTCAAAGCCAAAAATAACACGATCGATTTTGGAACGATCAATAAGAAAAATGACAATGGCATACGCTCATTCGAATACACAAATACAGGCGATGCGCCCTTGATTATTTATTCAATTCAATCAACATCAAATTGTACTATCTTATCCAAACAAAACGAAACCATACTGCCTGGCAAATCGAGTAAAATTGACATCAAATATGACATGACTCCCGGACCTATTAGAAAAACAATTACAGTTGAATCTAATGCTATCAATTATACTGAAGGTAGAATTCCTTTAAAAATAAGAGGTGAGGTAATTGCTTTATAG
- a CDS encoding TerC/Alx family metal homeostasis membrane protein, which translates to MIVWISFITAIFIFLALDLGIFNKTPHEISSKEAGKWTGIWVSLSFLFSAVVYWLYQNNYVQNPDQLKPIAASMKYITGYLIELSLSIDNIFIIAIIFSSFKIPKKYQHRILFWGILGAITFRGIMIYFGVMIINKFAWTTYVFGAFLIYTAVKMFLTKEDHEYDPHNSVIYKYLRKLTPITTKIESEHFFVKINNTNTATPLFVALILIEVMDIVFALDSVPAILAITSDPFLVFSSNIFAILGLRSMYFFLANMLEKFSYLEYSLIAILCFVGFKMIFHKFIHLPEWASLAFIAVALLSGIIASIQKDKQSKKA; encoded by the coding sequence ATGATAGTTTGGATTAGTTTTATTACTGCCATTTTTATATTCCTTGCACTGGACTTAGGAATATTCAACAAAACACCTCACGAAATCAGTTCTAAGGAAGCTGGAAAATGGACTGGAATTTGGGTTTCATTATCTTTCCTTTTTTCAGCAGTCGTATATTGGTTGTACCAAAACAACTATGTTCAAAACCCCGACCAATTAAAACCAATAGCTGCTTCAATGAAATACATTACAGGTTATCTCATTGAACTTTCGCTTAGCATTGATAATATTTTCATCATCGCAATCATCTTTTCTTCATTTAAAATACCAAAAAAATACCAACATAGAATTTTGTTCTGGGGAATACTTGGAGCCATAACTTTCAGAGGTATTATGATTTACTTTGGGGTAATGATTATTAATAAATTTGCTTGGACAACTTATGTTTTTGGCGCTTTTTTAATTTATACCGCTGTTAAAATGTTCTTGACCAAAGAAGACCACGAATATGATCCTCACAATTCGGTTATCTATAAGTATTTACGAAAACTCACCCCAATCACAACAAAAATTGAAAGTGAACATTTTTTTGTAAAAATCAACAATACTAACACCGCTACTCCTTTATTTGTAGCTTTAATTTTGATTGAAGTAATGGATATTGTATTTGCACTGGATAGTGTTCCCGCTATTCTTGCCATTACATCCGATCCATTTTTAGTTTTTAGCTCCAATATATTTGCTATCCTGGGACTGCGTTCTATGTATTTTTTCTTAGCCAATATGCTCGAAAAATTCAGCTATCTTGAATATAGCTTAATTGCTATTTTATGCTTCGTAGGATTTAAAATGATATTCCATAAATTTATTCATTTACCCGAATGGGCTTCATTAGCATTCATAGCAGTTGCGCTATTATCAGGAATCATAGCCTCAATACAAAAAGACAAACAAAGTAAAAAAGCATAA
- a CDS encoding glutamine synthetase beta-grasp domain-containing protein, giving the protein MAKIKLEYIWLDGYEPTQNLRSKTKVEEHENFQGTLEELGKWSFDGSSTRQAEGGSSDCSLVPVAIYPDPDRLNGYLVMCEVMNADGTPHPSNGRATIDDEDDDFWFGFEQEYFIMDTKTQLPLGFPVGGYPAPQGMYYCSVGGKNTHGRKLVEEHADLCIAAGINFEGINQEVACGQWEFQLFAKGAKKAGDEIWVARYLLDRLTEKYGYYIEYHPKPLGKDMDWNGSGMHANFSNSVLRTCGDKATYEKICEAFRPVVEEHIAVYGAYNDQRLTGKHETASINDFSYGISDRGCSIRIPLITVQKGWKGWLEDRRPASNGDPYKIAARIIKTVKSAL; this is encoded by the coding sequence ATGGCAAAAATAAAGTTAGAGTACATTTGGCTAGACGGATATGAGCCAACTCAAAATCTTAGAAGTAAAACTAAAGTTGAAGAGCACGAAAATTTCCAAGGGACTTTAGAAGAATTAGGAAAATGGTCATTTGATGGTTCATCTACAAGACAAGCTGAAGGAGGATCTTCTGACTGTTCATTAGTACCTGTAGCTATTTATCCAGATCCAGACCGTTTAAATGGATATTTAGTAATGTGTGAAGTTATGAATGCTGATGGAACACCACACCCTTCTAACGGTAGAGCTACTATTGATGATGAGGATGACGATTTCTGGTTTGGTTTCGAACAAGAATATTTCATCATGGATACTAAAACACAATTGCCATTAGGATTCCCTGTAGGAGGTTACCCAGCTCCACAAGGTATGTACTACTGTTCAGTTGGTGGAAAAAATACTCACGGAAGAAAATTAGTTGAAGAGCACGCTGACTTATGTATCGCTGCTGGAATCAACTTTGAAGGAATCAACCAAGAGGTTGCTTGCGGACAATGGGAATTCCAATTATTTGCTAAAGGAGCTAAAAAAGCAGGAGATGAAATCTGGGTTGCTAGATATTTATTAGACCGTTTGACTGAGAAATATGGTTACTATATTGAGTACCACCCAAAACCTCTAGGAAAAGACATGGACTGGAATGGTTCAGGTATGCACGCTAACTTCTCTAACTCTGTATTGAGAACATGTGGAGACAAAGCTACTTATGAAAAAATCTGTGAGGCTTTCCGTCCAGTTGTTGAAGAACACATCGCTGTTTACGGAGCTTACAATGACCAACGTTTAACTGGTAAGCACGAAACTGCTTCTATCAATGATTTCTCTTATGGAATCTCTGACAGAGGATGTTCTATCCGTATTCCATTAATTACTGTTCAAAAAGGATGGAAAGGATGGTTAGAAGACAGAAGACCTGCTTCAAACGGTGACCCATACAAAATTGCTGCTAGAATTATCAAAACTGTTAAATCTGCTTTGTAA